The stretch of DNA CGCCGCCGTCCTCGACTACCTCTCGGCGTTCCGCTACCCCCTGGCGGGGGAGTTCGCGATGACCGCCGACCTCGCCCGCCGGGTCCGCGCACAGCGGGCGTGGGGCCTGGAGATCGGGCTGCTCGGCGAGGCGTTCGACCTGGCCGGCGAGACGGGGTCGGCGCAGGTCGACCTCGGCGTCCACCGCCACGACCACAAGCCCGTCTCGGGTCGGGGCGGCCTCTCCTCGATGGCCGAGCAGGTGGGTTCGGCGCTGTTCCGCGTCGTCGAGTCCGGCGGCGTCGAACCGGACTACGGGACCCTGCCCGACGCCTGCCGCGCCGCGGGCGAGCGCCTCGTCGAGCAGTACGCCGCCGACGCGGCGTTCAACGGACTCGACTACGACCCGGAACGGGAGCGCGAACAGGTCGACGCCTACGCCTCGGGGGTCAGACCACCGGGGCCCGACACGCGCCTGCCGGCGTGGGCCGAGACGGACCTCGACCCCCTGGCGGTCGTCGAGGCGACGGACGCCTCCGACGCCCCGACGGCCGACAACTGACCGCGCTCAGTCCGCCAGCTCCTCGACGAGGTCGTGGAAGGACCCGATCGTCAGGTCCGGTTGGCCGGCGAACTCGTCCCACGGGCCGCCGTCGCGGTTCACCCACACGCCCTGCATCCCCGCGTGCATCGCGCCGTAGACGTCGAAGTAGCCCGCCGTGACGTGGGCGATCTCGTCGATTGGCGTTCCCGTGCGCGCGGCGGCGTGGCGGTACAGTTCGGCGTCGGGCTTGAACGTCTGGATCTCGTCGGCGCTGATCGTGTCTGCGACGAGGCCGCCGATGCCGGCGTGGTCGACCATCGAGTCCAACATCTCCGGGTTGCCGTTCGAGACGACGTAGCAGTCGTAGCCGGCGTCGTGGAGTCGGTCCATCCCGTCGCGCACGTCCTCGAACACGTCGAGTTCGTGGTAGACCGCGAGGATCTCGTCCCGTTCCTCGGGCGTGAGGTCGACGTCGTGGACCGCCAGCGCGTAGGTCAGCGCGTCGCGGTTCATCTCGTAGAACGGCTTGTACGCGTCGACGGCGTTGGCGACGAACGTGTACGCGAGCGACCGCGAGCGCCAGAGCCGCGACACCGGCTCGGGGTCGGGCACGCGCTCGCGGAGCGCCCGCTCGGCCGCCTCCACGTCGACGATGGTGCTGTACGAGTCGAACGTGACCGTCGTGACGCGTTCGGGGTCGAACGGCATACCCGGCGGTACGCCGCCCGGCCTGAAAGAACCGCCGGCGGGTTCAACGCCGTTCCCACCCCGGGCCTCCGGTACGCCTGTGGGTTTATGCCACACCCAGCCCCACTCCGGCCTATGTCTGACAGGTTCAGTGTCGACGGGCCGGCGGTGGTGACCGGCGCGTCCCGGGGGATCGGCCGGGCGGTCGCCGACCAGTTCGCCGCAGACGGTGCGGACGTGGCCGTCTGCTCGCGCGACGAGGACGAGATCACCGAGGCCGCCGCCGAGATCACGGCGGCCCACCCGGGCGACGCGATCGGCGTGGAGTGCGACGTGCGCGACCGCGACGCGGTCGGGGCGCTGGTCGAGGCCGCAGTCGCGGAGTTCGGCGACCTCTCGGTCCTCGTGAACAACGCCGGCGCGTCCTTTATGGCCTCCTTCGAGGACATCTCCGAGAACGGCTGGCAGTCGGTCGTCGACGTCAACCTCACGGGCACGGTCAACTGTTCGCAGGCGGCCGCCGACCACCTCGCCGGTGGCGGCAGCGTCGTCAACGTCGCCAGCGTCGCCGGCCTCGACGGCGCACCCTACATGAGCCACTACGCCGCCTCGAAGGCCGCCATCGTCAACCTCACGCGGACGCTGAGCTACGAGTGGGCGGGCGACGACGTGCGCGTCAACTGCGTGGCACCGGGCTACGTCGCCACCCCGGGGCTCGAATCGCAGATGGGCATCAGCGCCGAGCAGGTCGACCGCGACCGGGTCGACCGCAACGTCGGGGTCAGCGCGGAGATCGCCGACGTGGTCCGGTTCCTCGCCAGCGACGCGGCCTCGTTCGTCACCGGGCAGACGCTGACGCCCCGCGGCGTCCCGCCCATCGAGGAGACGCCGGACCTCTGAGCGACGATCCGATCGACGGCGGTCAGGACGCGCCGCCGATCGGGTCGATGTCGTCGCGCCGCCCGTCCAGCACCGCGAACCGCTCGCCACGGCGGCGTTCCAGCCAGTGGAGGAGCCGCTCGGCCCAGACGAGTTTCCGTCGCTTCTCCGCGTCCACGGACTGGTCGTCGAAGTCCCAGCCGACGAACTCGATGCGGTCGGCCCCGAAGTGGTCGGCGACGAAGGCCGCTCGGTCGCCGTCCGTGAAGCCGCCGAAGTTCCGGACCGTCGCGGTCGGCGCGGCCTGCGTGGTCGGGACGACGAACCCGGCGGCGAAGGTCGGGACGTGCTCCTCGACGGCCGGGACGTTGTCGCCGTGGGCGTGGACGAACACCGGCGTCCCCGACTCGGTGAGCCGCCTGCTCGTCGCCGGGGTCTTGTCGAGGTCCGTCACCATCGCGTCGACCGCGACGCCGACCTCGGCGAGCCGGTCGGCGGCCGTCGAGGCCGCCAGCACGGCGTCCGCAGCGGCCGCACGACCGGCCTCGTCTTCCAGCGACGGGCCGGCCCCGGCGACGGCGACCGTCGCTCCCGACAGGTCGAGCGCCGCCGGATCGTACGTCCCGACGCCGGCGAGCAGCTGATCGAGCCGGTCACGGGCCCGCTCGTCCCCGCTACGGGGGTAGCCGAAGGCGTCGAGGAGCCGCTGGTAGACGGGCTCCCAGGTCTCGAAGTCCATGGTTGTCACTGTGAGGTTGCTCTCAGATAAACCGGATTGAGCCGAAATGGCACGTCCGTGTACCCCTACCCGGGTGCCCTTTCGGCTTTCACCCGAGCTTTCTGACCCCTTCGGTATAAGCTTTCTCTTACTGCCACCTCGCTGACGGGCCCTCC from Haloarcula litorea encodes:
- a CDS encoding SDR family NAD(P)-dependent oxidoreductase, producing MSDRFSVDGPAVVTGASRGIGRAVADQFAADGADVAVCSRDEDEITEAAAEITAAHPGDAIGVECDVRDRDAVGALVEAAVAEFGDLSVLVNNAGASFMASFEDISENGWQSVVDVNLTGTVNCSQAAADHLAGGGSVVNVASVAGLDGAPYMSHYAASKAAIVNLTRTLSYEWAGDDVRVNCVAPGYVATPGLESQMGISAEQVDRDRVDRNVGVSAEIADVVRFLASDAASFVTGQTLTPRGVPPIEETPDL
- a CDS encoding 6-hydroxymethylpterin diphosphokinase MptE-like protein; the protein is MDFETWEPVYQRLLDAFGYPRSGDERARDRLDQLLAGVGTYDPAALDLSGATVAVAGAGPSLEDEAGRAAAADAVLAASTAADRLAEVGVAVDAMVTDLDKTPATSRRLTESGTPVFVHAHGDNVPAVEEHVPTFAAGFVVPTTQAAPTATVRNFGGFTDGDRAAFVADHFGADRIEFVGWDFDDQSVDAEKRRKLVWAERLLHWLERRRGERFAVLDGRRDDIDPIGGAS
- a CDS encoding haloacid dehalogenase type II codes for the protein MPFDPERVTTVTFDSYSTIVDVEAAERALRERVPDPEPVSRLWRSRSLAYTFVANAVDAYKPFYEMNRDALTYALAVHDVDLTPEERDEILAVYHELDVFEDVRDGMDRLHDAGYDCYVVSNGNPEMLDSMVDHAGIGGLVADTISADEIQTFKPDAELYRHAAARTGTPIDEIAHVTAGYFDVYGAMHAGMQGVWVNRDGGPWDEFAGQPDLTIGSFHDLVEELAD